In the genome of Hevea brasiliensis isolate MT/VB/25A 57/8 chromosome 14, ASM3005281v1, whole genome shotgun sequence, the window GCAaataaacttaaaaatataaagCAGAAACAACAGATCTCCAGTCTGGGGCAATTGAAGTATTGGACCCTATCAACTGTAATTAAGAAAGCAGAACcaataatcatgcctaaaaatCCTCTAAAACAAAAACATCACATGCCTTGAATCAAGTGCTAACAGTTTTTGCTTAGCTCATTAGACTTAACCCTTCAGTTGTCTTAATGTCACTTGTGACGGTTGCCAACTAATTGCTGGTTCATGGTTGTATGGTGAAAATAATTTCCCTTCCACAAACTAGAACCATCAGTGATGGCAAAGAAAAAGGCATGTTCTATTGTGAAGAGACATGGCCTAGATAAGCAAGAACCAAATAAAATGTGATTAGAAAATTTACGCAGGATTGGACTTTCTCACCTTATGAGCATATTCAacataattttcatgaaaaagcttgaaatactGATGCAGAGATGATCGGCCTTCAATAGAATCAGCAGCAACAGATCGAAGATTTGATGAGGCCTGAGGAACAAGAACCACCTTAGGACCACTAAGAAGTTCTTTGCTTATGATGTATGGAGTTTCTCCCTCTTTCCATTCTTCAGAGATTGGGGATTTCTTCTCCACATCAACATGTATGGGAAGCAGTAAATTCCATGTTTTCATTTCAAGCACAAAACATTCTTGCATTGAGGTGACTCCTATAATCCATGAGTATCCAAATGAATCTGATAATGCCTCAAAACCACATAGGGGTGAGGACTTATCTGCCTGGCATGTGCTAAGGACAGGATGCACAGAGGGAGCTCGGACAGTCTCTTCCTTCCCACTGGACTGACTGGTAAATGGAAGAAAATGCAACAATATTGAATCTATCCCACCATCATGAACTGAATAGATTCTTTCAGGCATAAGAGGATCAGAAAACATCATAATATTATATCCACTTTCTGTTTTCCTAGGCAAAGCCAAATCCACAATTGCAAGTCTCAACAATGGCGGTGGATGACTTAACCAAACAGTATGATCAAGTGGTTGATCAAGCTTCACAACAGGAATCTCACTCGAGGTCAATTCACAAATCATTGCAAGAGCACAAATACGGTCATGGGAATCAACACGAACACGAGGTGGGTTATCAATAGTCCAGACTGGCTGGATTTCATCAGCCAGTGCATCTATTTGCAATTGCCCCCCACTCCATGCGATCACCAAAATTGAATCTTTGCTGATGACATTATAGAGAAAACTGACTGCACGACCTTCACATTCTACACCCCGAACATCCAAGTCTTCTTCCCCACCATGTACTCTCTGTAAAGGGCCCTAGATAAACAAAACAAAAAGGTTTGTTAGTTTCTTGAAGATATCAAATTTAATGCTGCAAATTTCGTGCAGCAAAAATTTTAGCTTAAAAAATTCAAAACCTTCTTCACAGGAAAACATTAATACAATCTATCCAGACCTGCTACGAAAAATCATGGGAGTGTGTATTGAGATTTGAGAGATGTGCAAGGCCATCCTTTCGAACGTCTGAAGACCTCCATAAGAAGTCATTCAATTGAGTAAATAGAATAATTAATATCTAGATGTATTGACTATTAAAACTGATTACAGTGCTGAACGAAAATTATTAGAGTCTCAAGGTCATTCAAACCAACGCAATTaagaagagaaggagagagagagagagagaagaagaagaagaaaaagaaaaattcaagtgaGTGTGAACTTGCACATTACAAAGCCAAAAACAACCACTACAAGTTATAAGGACATTTTTAGAATGTGAATGGTAGACAACCACGATAAGTAAACATGATTGCATGGAAAATGAAATTTGTTAAGCATTTCTAGTTTAATTGAATCAAGAAGGTCAACAAGATGAAGCATTTAACATTCTCATTAATCCATATGTGCTCAACTTGTCTGATTACATCAACATAAGATTAATACCAAATAAATATCAAAGTTAATTCAACATACAGGCATTCTCAAACAAAGGTTCTAATTTCTTCTTGCACATACAGTGCTAAAAGTTTTGTAATACAGCATACTTAGgaaaatcatttatttttagAAACATGCCTGTTTGGCAATGTGTCTAGAAGAACAATGTTTGACACAAACACATATCCACCATCCACACCGTCAAAACTGGTTAGGCACAAGTACTTCACAATTTCGATATGTTTGTATAATACAGGCAGTTATAAGAGATGTACagtaaacaataaataaatataccTGTAAACAAAGTGATGCATCAAATAAAACATAAGGTCGAGCTTTTAATGCCAAAAGATTTTCCCCTTCCATGGCCCCATTATCTAACTCAGGAAATGTTGCTTCCAACCACGAGATTGCTAGATTAGAGTTACTAACAGCTGTCTGATTTGCAGATTTCAGGCCAAATGTGTGGGCATCTCTATATATCTCCAATACTGACTCCCATTTGTGGACACTGTTACACTCAACTTTGATCAGCATCAAATATAAAAGCATCCAGTATATAAAGATTGTATTAAACAAGCAGCAGAAAACAAcagaataataattaaacaatatcTAAAAAGATAATCACACATGGTCAAGGCTAGTCAGCATATAAGCAGACCATAATATGATACATGAAGTCACACATGTAGGATCATCATGATTCCATTTTTTGAGGCACGTGATTTTCCAAAATGTTAACAGTGTAAAAGACCGCAATGCCATCTATCACTCCCCAAAGGAAAAAATAAGCAACAAAATCTTGCAGTTTCAGATATTTGAAGAAGATAAAAGATGAAAAGCACCTTCCAAATGGAACAATTGGGCAAAGGATATAAACTGAACCGTCACTGAATAAAGTAAAAACCTGCATAATTAccaaaagttaattaattaataaatggatAAATAAGTGATGAAGCTGCTACACAATGAAAACACTAGTATTCAAATAATCCAATGAGCATGTAACACAATTAAAAATAATGAGAATGCAGAAAACTTGTTATTAGGCTGGATATTGGTATTGaaatcaactcaactcaactcaactcaactcaactaagcctttatcccaaaaatttggggtcggctatatggattcgctttctccactctaaacgattttgggttaaatcctcagaaatgtgtaaattGGTATTGAAATCAAAATATATTAAATGGAGAACAACAGGAAACAGCATCAAGACTTGATGTTGATGCTATAATGCCTCAGAAAGTAATTACGAATAATAGCTATAATGCCTCAGAAAGCATCTGCGAATGATATTGACAGAATCTTAAGCACAAAGGATATTTGTCCAGAAAAATTTGCAGCTAATGTCAAAGATTAGCACTTGAAAATTACAACTAGTTTCCACTTTCTAGAACAGAAGACCACAACTACAACCAGAATATTAGAACTAAGCACCTAAATTATACACCAAGAGAAACTGTGAACAAGGGAGTACCAGAAATATATTCACGtgcatacatatatatacatcatgtattaataataaaatactaaACATCATGTAGCATTATAGATGTCAACTAAACTTACGCTAAACCTGTCCCACAAGTGGTCTCCTCCAAAAGAAAAATCTACTGGACAGATTGATGCAGCATGTCTAGGTCTACCTGGTTCGACTGGCT includes:
- the LOC110651695 gene encoding nuclear pore complex protein NUP88 isoform X1 translates to MRFNFELTESNVDSSPRSLTPKEDVQWVPLKSHPLFTSVADADAAARAPRNLLAWDGCSRLYYWDSSKHCLHRVSIRLGEPEPTSVLAATPWRVLLADVQIDFVVNKISINRNGSALLLAGSDGLCVMYLYGRTSDKDKAIVCRTVSVGSQIYFNESNLIRTLQVAWHPYSDTHLGILSSDSVFRLFDLSSDLLRPEQEYYLQPVEPGRPRHAASICPVDFSFGGDHLWDRFSVFTLFSDGSVYILCPIVPFGSVHKWESVLEIYRDAHTFGLKSANQTAVSNSNLAISWLEATFPELDNGAMEGENLLALKARPYVLFDASLCLQGPLQRVHGGEEDLDVRGVECEGRAVSFLYNVISKDSILVIAWSGGQLQIDALADEIQPVWTIDNPPRVRVDSHDRICALAMICELTSSEIPVVKLDQPLDHTVWLSHPPPLLRLAIVDLALPRKTESGYNIMMFSDPLMPERIYSVHDGGIDSILLHFLPFTSQSSGKEETVRAPSVHPVLSTCQADKSSPLCGFEALSDSFGYSWIIGVTSMQECFVLEMKTWNLLLPIHVDVEKKSPISEEWKEGETPYIISKELLSGPKVVLVPQASSNLRSVAADSIEGRSSLHQYFKLFHENYVEYAHKVFFELKHHGPHLKRIIDDQHARLSEAQEKLLKVEEKQSGLGERIDRAIQVHNLLEQRLERLRNLPGAHKKPLSRAEREFKSELDHFTGVELDALRTSIDTLKSRLRRHTQSSKADVLNQQRQLSGKNYVQDVQISQLKTSLAKLSLVNSENSKKVKLVESVLKGQESSR
- the LOC110651695 gene encoding nuclear pore complex protein NUP88 isoform X2 — its product is MYLYGRTSDKDKAIVCRTVSVGSQIYFNESNLIRTLQVAWHPYSDTHLGILSSDSVFRLFDLSSDLLRPEQEYYLQPVEPGRPRHAASICPVDFSFGGDHLWDRFSVFTLFSDGSVYILCPIVPFGSVHKWESVLEIYRDAHTFGLKSANQTAVSNSNLAISWLEATFPELDNGAMEGENLLALKARPYVLFDASLCLQGPLQRVHGGEEDLDVRGVECEGRAVSFLYNVISKDSILVIAWSGGQLQIDALADEIQPVWTIDNPPRVRVDSHDRICALAMICELTSSEIPVVKLDQPLDHTVWLSHPPPLLRLAIVDLALPRKTESGYNIMMFSDPLMPERIYSVHDGGIDSILLHFLPFTSQSSGKEETVRAPSVHPVLSTCQADKSSPLCGFEALSDSFGYSWIIGVTSMQECFVLEMKTWNLLLPIHVDVEKKSPISEEWKEGETPYIISKELLSGPKVVLVPQASSNLRSVAADSIEGRSSLHQYFKLFHENYVEYAHKVFFELKHHGPHLKRIIDDQHARLSEAQEKLLKVEEKQSGLGERIDRAIQVHNLLEQRLERLRNLPGAHKKPLSRAEREFKSELDHFTGVELDALRTSIDTLKSRLRRHTQSSKADVLNQQRQLSGKNYVQDVQISQLKTSLAKLSLVNSENSKKVKLVESVLKGQESSR